The nucleotide window cataaaaaaatattatttatcaattaattttaatttaaattaatctttttaATGTTATCATCGTACGATCAACTCCTCGGAATTCATCAAATGAGTTTTGTCGGACACGccttattctattatatatataacataattctGTCATGGATGAGTAAGGAAACTCGAATCGGGGATACCCGATGGCGGAGTCCCGTCACCGCCACTTGCATCCTTTCGCTTCGTCTTCCCCGCCCAAACCCTAACCCTTATCGGTGTCGATCAGATCTCATCCAAGGTGCCAGTCCCATGGATCGCCGCCACCGCGACGACAGCGCCGACAACGGCGGTGACGCCAATGGCCAGCGGGAGAAGCGGCCCCGGCCCGCCCCTCGTGCCATCTCCGCCGCCGAGATCGCAGAGGAGTTTGCCCACCACGACTCCTCGGTTGCCCGCATCAATAACGGCAGCTTCGGTAGCTGCCCGGCCTCCGTCCTCGCGGCGCAGCGTTCGTGGCAGCTGCAATTCCTCCGTCAGCCCGACGAGTTCTACTTCAACCGCCTCCAGCCTGGGCTTTTCCACTCCCGCGCCCTCGTCAAGGAGATCATCAACGCTGCCGACGTCGATGAGGTTGCCCTCGTCGAtaacgccaccaccgctgccgccatCGTCCTACAGCACGCCTCCTGGGCCTTTGCCGAGGGCGCCTTCCGCAAGGGCGACGCCGTCGTCATGCTCCACTACGCCTACGGCGCTGTCAAGAAGTCCATCCATGCCTACGTGGCCCGCGCCGGAGGTCACGTCATCGAGGTCCCCCTCCCCTTTCCGGTCTCCTCCAACGAGGAGATTGTCCGCGAATTCCGAAAGACTCTGGAGCTCGGGAAGGCCAACGGCCGGCGGGTCCGGCTTGCCGTGATCGACCACGTCACCTCCATGCCTAGCGTCGTGATCCCCGTCAAGGAACTCACGAGAATCTGTCGCGAGGAGGGCGTGGATCAGGTGTTCGTGGATGCCGCCCATGCCATCGGCAGTGTAGAGGTCGATGTGCAGGATATTGGGGCCGATTTCTACACGAGTAATCTCCACAAATGGTTCTTTTGTCCCCCATCCGTCGCCTTCTTGTACACCAACAAGTCTTCTGCCTCCTCTTGTTTGCACCATCCGGTGGTGTCCCATGAGTATGGCAATGGCCTTCCTCTGGAGAGCGGATGGATCGGTACCAGGGATTACAGCTCCCAGCTTGTAGTGCCCTCGGTTGTGGAATTCATCGGTAGGTTTGAGGGTGGGATTGAAGGGATCCGAAAGCGGAACCACGAGAAGGTTGTAGAGATGGGCAAGATGTTAGCTGAGGCATGGGGGACGTTTCTTGGGTCTCCCCCGGAGATGTGCTGCAGCATGATCATGGTTGGATTGCCTGGTTGTTTAAGAGTCTCTAGTGAGAAAGATGCGATGAAGCTGAGGAGCTTCTTGCGAGAGAAATTCAAGGTTGAAGTTCCAATTTACTATCAGCCGCCCAAGGATGGGGAGGTCCTTGAGAAGGACGGGAACAATTGTGTCACTGGTTATGTACGGATTTCTCATACTGTGTACAATGCCGAGGGTGACTACCACAGACTTAGAGATGCCGTTCACAATCTGGTAGCTGATGGATACAACTGTGATATGCTTTCATCCAAATGAGAAGGTGCAGCAACTCCAACTATCAGTATAACTTCACATTAGTTGTCATTGACGTATGACATGGATTTTGTCTGTCACATAATAATTTATGTAGCATGCGTTGTACTTCAAACAGTTGGTCTACATTGCTCCAAGCCATGCTAGCATTAGCTTTCATCGATTGCTCCAGTGTCAAGGGGAAATGCTTTGCTTTTGACATTGAGAATTATGATATAAGCCGGTCTACCTCGTCTAAATTGCAAAGATGCTGTGCTTTTTCATGTGGAACACAGCAATTGTGACTAAAGATTGTGTCTTAGGATAACGGTATTTGGATTGGCCATAAGCATGTTTCCAGAAATCTCACTTTTCAGGACTCCGGATATTTTGTGGATATACAATAACACAATCTTGATTTATTTGACTTGAACTTTGTTGTCCAGGAGAAACTTGTTAGAGTAAAATTTGTGGTTAAAACCCGAGGTGCAACCATTTTACCACATCGTATACTGGATTTCATGACTTAATTTGCCATATTCCAAGTAACCCATGTCTATATATTTGTAGTAGATCAATCCAATTATACAATGATTCTAGTTTGATTGTTATCATGTAATCTCTATTATCTAACTATGTCTCTCTATTCACCTGTCTCAAATAGCAGTTTGTGGTAGTCGATGCGGCATATAATGATGGTTGATGAATCAAGAGAGAAATTCAGATGGATTTCTTTGTCATGATTTCTCTGAGTACACTCTTATTGTTGTATATCATTTCATTATAGTGAGCTGGACAATATGGTAAGCCAGTAAACCGTCTCAGGGACACCTGGACTGTGGCAAGGCCTACGAAACTCTGTTTTGTCCATAATAATGCTTGATTAGGAGGAAATGACACATGACATGGGTCAAAAGAGATCATAACTTAGTGAAAACTGCAAGCTATAATGTCCTGACTACTTGGGACTGGCCGTGTGAGGCTTTTTCCATCACTGAACTTTGTACGAAGTAATATCCttagttaaattaaaaatatgtaaATCTTTTATTTGTAATTTCTAATAAAGTCTTCTTAAGATTTCCTCTACCTCTCAGAAAACTAAGCTCATATATTATCAAAGGAATTTCGTATTGGTATATCTTGTCAATTCTTTTTGTGCAAGGTCTTAGTGATGCATAATTAGTTAACTGATGGTTCTTGTTCTTGTTATAATGTTTATTGTTTGTATGTTATAAATAGGTGTGATTTTCATCTGAAAGTTGCTTTGGAATGCATTCCTATGATTATGTGGACCTTTTGTTGTTGAATTTGAGGCATCTTATGCAACAGAGTTCGGAAGGCATATCTTGTGATTTTGTAAACTGAAGAAAACATGATCAAATTAGCATATGTGGTATGTTTAGTATAGTTATACTGATTATGGGGGCTGTGCATCTTTTgtaatgaataataaaaaaatccaaGTGGGTGAAACTTCAGCTTTTTGCAAAATTTTGTAAACCAAAAGGTATAAAGCTTCTAACTTTTGATCAGTGGATGATAAGGGACAGTTTGTCCCCTAGACCAATGTGTGAAAGAAATATGAAATGCCGCATTGTTTCCATTCATCTTTATTGGGTACTTAGTATATTGGTGCTCATGTAGAAATGACTTCTTTGAAATATCTTTAATTgtaatattttttctgctattttTTTCTGGACAGCAATAGTTGTGCAACCACAAAAGTTATGACAGAACTGCAGCATTGTTGGCTTTGAACATATTCAATAATTTAATGACAATTGTCGGTCACTCGCCATTGCCCTTCAGGCCTTGCCTTTTGCACAAGCTTATGAGGTGCATGTCTAAGTCATTCTCGTTGATATCTCTGAGCCTCAACAAGAAGAGGCTCAATATCCAAGTCATACCGTTGGATGCAAAACTTATTTTCCTTTTCTGTAATGCATCCGCTTCTTCCTGAAACCAGCATAGAATATAGAGAATTGAGTGAGTTACAAAAGTTAATTAAGTTAGTTGTTGCATTAAAAAACTAAATTTAGGTGTTGAATTGAACCAATGAGTCGTTGCATCTTTTGAACCGTTCAAATAGCAGCGTAGTTACACATATAGCATACTGTTTCACTGTTTCTTTAACACATGTACCTGACTTCTGTTTAATTTGTTTAACATCCACGAATGCATGGTATTGCCAGCACGAATGAgataaatattatctttttgctcttcctttaatcatacatatctttCTGTTCCAGCATGTACATTTTGTCTTTCTGCTTATTTCCTTTAGTTAGTGTCAGAAAGAATGAGCAAATTAGAAGCATGTCCTAACATGGCTAGATTCATTAAAGCGCCATGCCCCCTGCAAAGGATGTTATTGAGTTCATCTGATTTGCTATTTATCCATTTTCTCAGATATATATGTAATAAACGCAATTGAGTTCACAAGACTATCATATTAGATCCTAATTTGATGAGCTACAAGCATCCTTTGTCGTTACATTTTTGCACTTTTGTGTTGCATAAGGACTTTTTGTTTCTGGGAATAACTGCTAGATAAATTGATTGTTCTTGTCATAGAAAACTTGGAATTTGTTCACTTGTAAGTGGCTAATTGATAGTTATTCTTGGTCTTCTGTGAGCTTCTCCAGTCAAATGGTTTTTTGGATTGATTATTCACATTTGTTCTTGGGAAGAACTGTACATaatagtgtttttttttatattttggagAGACAAGATCGTTTGTAGTGATATTACTTCTCAGATATAACTTGTTACCTGAGAGGCTTCTAGGTGGCAATATATATGACAGGCACCTCTCTGTCCTGCTTTTGTGTTCTTGGGAATCTTTTAGTAAGATTTAACATACCACCATTATAAAATTGCTGGTAATATAGCATGCTTTATGACAACACCATGTTCTTGTAGTCGACTCTCGATTCATGCTAGTCAAATAAGCAAAGGTTTTGGGTGCCTTAGGGAAGGATCTTAGTTGAAGGATGATTTGGTTGTACATAAGTAAAAACTTCTTTCAGAGAAAAAGCAACCTCTTATTCTGTCATGTTTAGTTGAAATCAATCCTTTTGGTTCTTTCATCTtccactcatacatcatctgcatTTCTGTGTTCCTTTCTGATTCAAAAAGCAGAAAGTGCCGGTAAAAGTTCTATATCTGTGGCCATATTTTTTAGGCAGGATCAATATTGAATTCAGACTTTTGGAGGAATCATTCCTTTATTTTATGGTGACTCACCAGCCTCTTGTTTCTCTAGAAGTCGGTATGAGTCTATAGGTAGTCTGCAGAGAGGATGATGACATCAAAATCCCAGGAGGATCTAGGAGGGTGTTGGGAAAATAGTATCTGTTTGATTGGAGGAACTTATGACCTGGCTTGATTTCATCTTGTACAGGAAGCTTGGTAGCTGGAGGTTGGAGTTAAATCCGGTAAACTCTTTCACAATCTCTCATTTGCTCTGAAGAACTATTTTGACACCAGGTTTCCTTGAAAGTGGAGGTCTGCTTCAGGCCATCACATATGCAAAGCTACATGGATGTTGGCTTTTATCGCAGTACTTTTTGATGCAAAAACAATGTCAATTTAGTTACACTTCATGATCTTGAAATTGTCACTGGACATGTTCTTTGAAAAGTTTTCTTTATGGCATCAATGAGTCTGGTTCTCAAAGACAGTACAAAAGAATGCAATATGCGC belongs to Musa acuminata AAA Group cultivar baxijiao chromosome BXJ1-11, Cavendish_Baxijiao_AAA, whole genome shotgun sequence and includes:
- the LOC135597449 gene encoding putative L-cysteine desulfhydrase 1; protein product: MSKETRIGDTRWRSPVTATCILSLRLPRPNPNPYRCRSDLIQGASPMDRRHRDDSADNGGDANGQREKRPRPAPRAISAAEIAEEFAHHDSSVARINNGSFGSCPASVLAAQRSWQLQFLRQPDEFYFNRLQPGLFHSRALVKEIINAADVDEVALVDNATTAAAIVLQHASWAFAEGAFRKGDAVVMLHYAYGAVKKSIHAYVARAGGHVIEVPLPFPVSSNEEIVREFRKTLELGKANGRRVRLAVIDHVTSMPSVVIPVKELTRICREEGVDQVFVDAAHAIGSVEVDVQDIGADFYTSNLHKWFFCPPSVAFLYTNKSSASSCLHHPVVSHEYGNGLPLESGWIGTRDYSSQLVVPSVVEFIGRFEGGIEGIRKRNHEKVVEMGKMLAEAWGTFLGSPPEMCCSMIMVGLPGCLRVSSEKDAMKLRSFLREKFKVEVPIYYQPPKDGEVLEKDGNNCVTGYVRISHTVYNAEGDYHRLRDAVHNLVADGYNCDMLSSK